The window cagcctttccctcatccaccagctGGGTCAGCCAGTCataggagatcaggttggtcagaCAGGACCTGCCTGTCATGAACCCACTCTGGCCAGacctgatcccccagttgtcccacacatgctgtgCAATCTCACccaagatgatctgctccataaccttccctggcaccgaggtcagggGACAGGTCTGTAGCTCCTCAGATCTTCCTTATGGCCCTTCTTGTAGGTGGGTGTCACATTAGcagtctccagtcttctgggacgTCCCCAGCTGACCAGAAccgctgatagatgatggaaagcagcttggcaatcaccttgccagctccctcagcactcccAGGAGGGCCCCATCGGCCCCACGGACTTGGGACAGCCCAGGTGAGGCAGCAGAttgctgcttcctcctgaaTATGGGTTTTACTCTACTCCCCACTCCtgccttccaactcaggagGCTGAGTACCTCCAAGGTAACTGGCCTGACTATTAAAGACAGAtataaagaaggcattgagaaaCTCAGCCTTATCCTCCGTGAAGTTCCCTGCTGAAGCCCCGACACAGCTGATGGAGCCCTGTTTGGGCACTGCATCCCATGGCCACCCCACGAGGACAGTGCTGAGCGCACTGCACTGCTGGTGGCACATTAACTggacaggaggcagcaggggcagAGTCCAGCGGTCAGTGTccgtggggctgtgggcaggggaTGCATCGCGCCGCAGCGCTGCCGATATCTGCCACTGCTCTCCTGCGGGCTTACAGCACAGCTGGCTGTGCAATGGCCGCCGCTGCACCTCGTGTCCCCCCGCCCCGTGAGCTGCTGCGGCCGCTGGCCGTGCCCCAccggctgctgctggggccggGGCCCAGCAACGTGTCCCCCCGCGTGCGGGCGGCCGGTGGTCAGCAGATCCTGGGCCACATGCACCCCGAGGTGCTGCAGGTGAGTGGCCCTGCCCTGGCCGCCCATCCCTACCTCATTACTGGGCTGACAGCAGTGCTGGTCCCCACCTCAGGTGATGGATGAGATCAAGGTGGGCATCCAGTACGCCTTCCAGACACGGAACCGGCTCACATTGGCCATCAGCGGCACCGGGCACTGTGCCATGGAGGCTGCCCTCATCAACCTGCTGGAGAGCGGTGACACCGTGCTGGTGGGCATCAACGGCATCTGGGGACAGCGCGCTGCCGACATCGCTGGGAGGCTGGGTATGGCCGGTTGTGTGCGGGGTGATGGCATGAGTCCTGCAGCAAGGGTCCTGCTGTTCCCACCTGGGTGGCGGGTAACAGCGGAGAGCTCGGTGTTTGTGGAGTGGCACTCTTAGGGTGGTTTATGGCAGACCCCTGGCTAATGGGTGCCCAAACCTTTCCATCCCTCTGCACACTTCCCCCAGGAGCCAAGGTCCATAAGCTGCTGAAGCCTCCAGGCGAGTACTTCACCCTGCAGGACGTCCAGGAGGTGTGTGCCACCCATGGGGCACTGGGACTGAGCACCCCATGGGCACTCACCTCCCTGTTCCCACCCAGGGCCTGGCACAGCACAAACCCTCTGTGCTCTTCATCACCCACGGCGAGTCCTCCACGGGGGTCCTGCAGCCACTGGAGGGGCTGGGCGAGCTGTGCCACCGGTCAGTGCGCCTGGGGATCCCACtagggctgggctgcaggaggctgtggggctgagctctgtccccctccaggcacagctgcctgctgctcgtGGATGCGGTGGCATCGCTCGGGGGAGCACCCATCCTCATGGACCAACAGGGTGAGAGCGGCAGTGATAGAGTGACATAGGGGACTCTCTGTGCCTCCACACCAGCAGCTGTGGTGTGTGCCCCATGTTTTCCACTGGCAGTAGAAAACAGTCCTGCTCAGAGCCCTTGGTCCCTCTCATGCAGAGATTGATGTCCTGTACACGGGGTCCCAGAAAGTCCTCAGTGCCCCCCCTGGCAGCTCTCCCATCTCATTCAGTGAGCGAGCAAGGTAAGGGTAGCCCTATTCCGGCAGGGCTGGAGGGACAGGTGGCTGCAGGACCCCGTGCTTGGCCACATCCTCTGGCTGCGATGCAGACCCAGCGTTTGCTTTGGGCTCCGTGCTCCAGGGCCAGCAGTGGCTAGAAGGCTTTCCCTTCCCTGGGGCAGCACTCAAGCCCTGTGTTCTGCCAGGGAGAAAATGCTGAGGAGGAAGACCAAGCCCTTATCTTTCTACCTGGACATGAGCTGTCTGGCGAGCTATTGGAGCTGCGATGGCGAGCCACGCATGTGAGGGCAGGCTGTACCCAGAAAGGCAGCTGTGGCTGCCCAACCACCCACCTTaccctaaacctaaccctaacctcCCTTGTCCCCAAAGCCTTCCACCTTATCCAGTCACTCTATTGCATTTGTACTTCTTCTCCTCGCCCCCAGGACAGCCCCTTTGTCCCAGATTTGCATCCCTGCCCAGGTCCCCTCCCCAGGGACTGCGGGGCTCTGCCACCTCTCTCCACCTCGCAGAGCCATGTGCCTGCCCCAGGGGCTCGCAGGGGCTAAACCTGCCTGGGCCCCCTCTGGGTTTTGCAGGTACCACCACACGGTGCCCATCAGCAGCATCTTCTGCCTGCGGGAGGCCTTGGCCATGCTGGCGGAGCTGGTGAGCCAGGCATAGGGATGGCTGAACTGGGCCATGCCTGTGTTACAGAGGGGTTTGGGGAGCAGAGGGTGCCCAGCTATCCCCAGCAGTGGTGTCATGGGACATTCAGGCAGGGGATATCTATTCTGTGCTGCCAGGGCCTGGAGAGCTCATGGGAGCAGCACCGGGCTGTCTGCATTCACCTGTGCCAGGGGCTGCGGGATCTTGGGCTGGAGCTCTTCGTGAAGGAGGAGGTgggtgcaggagctgggcacagccccacacagctcAGAGCTTTGCTGGTGCTGGAGAGAGACCCCGATTTGGGGAAGCAGATGGGAGCTGCGTCTCTAGCCCTGTTCCTTTCCTCCCCAGGCAGCGCGGCTGCCCACCATCACCACTGTCAGGGTGCCTGAGGGCTACGACTGGAAGGAGATCACGGTCTTCCTGATGGATAAACACGGCATTGAGATCTCCGGGGGCCTGGGCCCCACTGCAGGCAAGGTGGGAAGCGTGCTCCCCATCCCTGAGCCCGTACACGGCTGCAGCCATAAGTGGTGCGCCCTGAAACTAACGCAGGGCTGGTgcatcctgctgcctgcagcaacAGTCTTCACCACACAAAATTGCACACAGTTGAGTAGCTGCACACATAATTAATTAGAAGGGTAACATATCTTTATCGTGACAGAGAGGAAATGACGGTTAAATAGCAACAGACTGGGACGTGCACACCTGTGCACATACTGCTCCATGTCAGCCCCGTGCGAGGCCCGAaggtgggtgctgcaggggaaACCCGCCCTTCTCCTGCAGGTGCTGCGGATCGGCCTCATGGGCCACAACGCGACCCAGGACAATGTGGACCACCTGCTGCGGGCCCTGCGCGACGCCCTGCAGCACTGTCAGCACAGCAGGCTGTGAGTGGGATCTTCTGCCCACCGGGAGCAGCGCATCACTAGGCAGACACAGCCAAcagccttcctcctctccccagtgCCCTGATCCCCATCCCACCTTGGCAGCCCCACGAGCGCAGGGGATGGGGGCAGGATCCAGCTGCAGGCCCCCTCCCCTCCTGTCCTTTccatcaccatcaccaccacccatctgctgcagtgtgctgctcCCCAGTACAGCCTTTTCTGAATAAAGCCACGTGGCTCCgtgctgcttcccagccctgTGGCTTGCCTGGACTCGCCGAGATCCAAGAAGAAAGGTGCAGCTGCGGGAAGCGCTGCAAAGTCCCAGCACAGGGAGAGAGGCAGAACTGGGCCGGCTCCTGCCAATCTTTGCAGCAGAaagttttcttcccttcccaaCAAAGCCCGAGGCTCCCCACAGCCTGGGTTCCCCTCACCCTGCAGCgagcacagggctggcagcGAGTCCCGCTCAGCTCCGCAATGGGATGTCTCTACGGAGCTTGGTGAGAAGCTGGGACGTGGCCGAGCGGCGTGCGCTGTCCTGGATCTGGTACACCTGCAGCTAAGCAGAAACATGGGTGGTGAGGGAGGGGACCCCCTGCAGCACCCCCAGCatcacacagctgctgcaggccacagcagggcaggcagtgTGTAATATCTCAGGACAGGAGGTTTGGGGACGAACCCTGTGCTGCCCAGCCAACTTCAGGCACTGCTTGAGCTCTGCCCTGTGTCTATGAGAACAGCTGAGCGGAGAGCCAGGGGTCTCAGCATTCCCTCCCAGTTACCTGGCTGAGCAGGATGTCAAAATAGGCTGTGTCCCAGTACGCCCCGTCCTTgacagggagctgcaggagggctcGGAGGGCTGGGTCTGCCTGCACACCATCGGCACGCATCGGGAGGCCGAAGTGGAAGCGGAGGAAGCGTGCTGGGTCCCATGCAAAGGCCTCCACCTTGGGGTAGAGCGAGGCCAGGCGGTGCGGATCCCCCTGGAAGAGGTTCTGCTCCGGGTGCAGGAAGTGGGGCAGGCGCTGGGTGGCCAGGCAGCGCAGGAGGACCACCAGCAGCCTGTAGACAGAGCCCTCCAGGTCCTGCCAGTCCTCAGGAGAGGGGAACAGCTCCGTGCTCCACAGCAGCACCATCTGCACAGGGGGAAAATGGAGTGCAGGCCATGCCCAGGGGAACCTCTTGTAACTTCACATCCCCGGAGCCACTCTACAGCCAGCTCCGCTGCTCAGCCTGGCATCACGCCCACCCGTCCTCACGTTCACATCCTGAGCCTTTGCTCCTTAAGGAGATCACAGCTATGGAGCAGCTCTGAAAGGATGCacatgggcttcccacaggTGTGAAATATTAACATGCTCCAGCTGCCTCAGCACTTTGCTGGGAAGAGCCCGTGACTTTCGGCAACACATCACAACAGGAGGCACGTACAGCCCAGCACCGACCTCTGTGTGCCCAGCCAGGCATGCAGGAAGGAGCTGCCCCTCATGCTGGGGCCCCAGGGCTGATCACATCCGTGCTAACTGCAGCgatgtgctggggctgctgcattTGCTCCCTCGTCAGTAGGAAAGGAGTTTTGAGGCTCCAGCCAAGCAGAAAACCTGAGTGAAAGCCTGCACTCAGCCTGCATTTCTCCAGAAGCCCACAGGAGGTGCTTTGTGAAGGATAAACATGcaccaggcttttttttctttttttttttttccttaaacgTCAAAGAACACGACATGAAATAAAACCTGTTGGATTCAGGCTGCTTTGGGCTGGGGCCACGTTCTCCACCTCCGCCCTGGCAGAGCGCGCTGTGATTGCGACACCGGTGCCGTCCCCGGCACAGCCCCTTCCCAACCAGCGTCACCATCTGGCATGGGCCCAAAGTGCCAAAAACAGGTTGGGTGGGGAGAGAGGGCCTTGTCAGAGCCAAAAATGGGCACCTCCCGGCGCACTGGGGTGCAGGACAACCCATGGCATGTCTGGCACAGTCTGTCCCTCTCCACACATGACTTCAGTCCCTCTGAGTGTTTGGGACGTTCCTCCCTCCCGCTGAGCCCCGCAGGCAGGACCTACCTTCAGGTGGTTGAAGGTGAGGCTGTCCCTCCCGTCCTCCTCCCTCCAGTCCTGGCTGcggagctgctccagcaggcGCAGGCTGTCCAGCCGGGGTCCCTGCAGCGTGTCCACAGCCCAGAGCAGCTTCAGGATGGGGAGGTGGGCAGAGGGCCTGGGGAAgaagcagcaagctgctgggGGAGGCTAAAGATGGTGCCGCCGCCAACTCCAGGCATGCAGCATCCTGGTCCCACCTCTACTGAGCAGGAGACGCACAGGGTACCGACAGctcctgccttcccagcagggaCATGGGTGGGgtgtggcagggctgtgctcctcAACACACCGGCCCCACCTGGCTTAGACAACCGGTGTGAGCCCGAAATAAGCCTGGGCTGGTCCAGCTGGATGCTTGGCCCCTCCTTGGGGCTGGGTGCAGGGTACATGTCACCTTGGCTCCTCTCCCCCTCTCAGTTCCACTGTCAGGCACCCAACTTGTATGCAAAGCCTTAGAACAATCCTACCATTGTGGCACTGCTGTATGCCGAGGCCGCTCACCTCCAGAAATGGTTTGAAGCTGGCACAAAGTGAGCCTCTCTGGTGGCCTTCTGGAGGGTGCCCTCAGGGAAGCCGCGGTCACGCTGCCTCCCATCCAGCCCCGGGGGCTCCTGCCACCTCCTGACCACTGGGACCACGTCGAAGCGAATGGTCCTCCAGCCACCACGCACCAGCAGGGACAGCTCCATGGCATCTTCTTTCAGATTTTCGGCGCTGAGGTCACCTGATGACACACGAGGAGGAGGTGAGGAGGTCACCACAGCTGGTCCTACAGGCTGAGAAGGTGTGCACCGCAGCACCCACGGGCCCATCCCACCCCACTCCATTCAGCCCTTCCCAATGCTGTGGTTTGGCCACGGTTCCCCAGCAAACGCCATCTCCAAAACCCACCGGGTTTGTTTTTGGGATGGAGGAGCAGTGGTGTGGGCGCAGTGTGTTGGAAGCTGGGAGAGGCAGGGGTAATGCAGACAGAGCTAGCGGTACGCacctggctgcaggagggagtGGCGCTGACACTGCACGATGGCCGACACAAGGAGCTCTTTCAGGCGCTGCAGGACTTTGCCCGGTGCCAGGCACCATACCTGCTCCATCGCACCCGCACTGCCCAAGCTGGTCCAATCCCCCACACCAGTCACTGCAGAGGGCACCTCAAGGCTGCAGGCACCCGGGTGCCCATGTCCTACACTCCCGGTGTCCATGGGCTGGCATGGCCGCACCCGCAGAGCATCACCATCAATGCGCAGTGGCACCTCCACGACGACGGCATCCTCGGAGGCGCAGAGCACGAACTCAAAGGCTTCCAGATTCCTGGAGTAGTCCACCAGGAAGCGGGGCTCTTTGGTGTGGACGTGCTCCAGCAAGGTCAGCAGGACATCCTCGGCTTGCTGGAAGTGCTGCACCCGCTGCCCCTGGCGGGACGCGACCACCTCCAGGCAGCTGCGCCAGCGGCACCCACCCGCTGCCATGGCTGGAGCTGCCGGATGCAAGCAGAGTGCTCCGTGGGAGGGAGGGCGGGGAGGGAGCGAGCGCTGGGCGGGGGGAACCCCAGCTGAGGAGTGGCACCTGGACGAGAGCCGGGGCGAGCCAAGGGCAGGGCAGCGGCTGGAGATGGAGCTGTGCCATCATCACGCCTGCTGCCTGGTGGTGTGCTTGGCCTCATGCATCCCGACGTGACTATCCCCTGTACTCGGCTCTGGCACTGggttcagttctgggcccccattgcaagaaagacattgatgctctagagcatgtccagagggcagcagagctgtgaggggtctggggcacaagtgtgatggggagcggctgagggaactggggtgggtcagtctggagaagaggaggctcaggggagacctcattgctccctGCAACTCCCTGAGAGGAGGCTGTGTGAGGTGAGGTgggcctctgctcccaggtaacagtgataggatgagaggtgatggcgtcgagttgcaccaggggagattcaggctggatattaggaaacatttcttctcagaaagagaggtgAAGCTCTTCTATAAGGTGAGCCCAGATCCTCCACCTTCCCAAAGTGTCTCAGGATCCCTTATGAGAGGCTTTCCTAGGCAGGAGCATGCAGCAGAGCGGGCTGATAGGGTCCATGTACCCACGGGCTGCTACAGAggatggctgcagctggggctgcccccGTGCGTGATGGAGATGTGGAGAAGGAGCAGGCATGCTTGTGCTGTGGCATCTGCTGCAATCCTCCCAGAAAGCCCTTGGGAGCGCTCGCAGATGGGAGGCGGGTTGGCTGTTTTTCCAGCCCACAGTGCatgcctgggagcagcagggatgcagaggGTCAGCACTCAAGAGAGCGATTCAAAAGGGGATGCGCACAGGAAAGACACCCCccaacacaaagcaaacagagtGAGGAACTCCGGCCAGAACAAGTCTGCAAATCATTGACATCAAAGGTTGTTTGGGGACCAAATGCAACTGCATCAAAAAACGCATCCCCTGAATCCCTGTCACAACCCTCCCTGCCTACAGCCTCCTGCCAAGCTCCCCAAAAGCTGCACACGGCAACTTTGGGCAGCCACCAGCCCTCTGTCCTTGCAGGCTGCAACCAGCCCAACCCTCCCTCCAGTGGGAGGTGATTCTGTGGGCACGGAGCTCTGATAACGCACCCAAACCTCATCCCACTCTGtctgtgcagaaagcagagctcaagGCTTTGGCAATTCTGGGCAGGGAGGATTTTGCTGCAGCCTCTTGCCTTCTGTCGCTTGCCCTTATGCATGCTGCTCCAAAATGAAGCCTTGGGTCATGCACCAGCCCATCCCATCTCCTCCACACAGGCCATGGTTGTGAGCCCACATCTCAGGAAGACCTCAAGCACTTGACCCAGGAGCCACAAAGCTGTGAACAGATAGAAATCCTTCCAGGGCCGCTCCAGATCTGCAGGTGGGAggtgcagcctcctgctgctaACAGAGGGATGAGCGCACAGGGCAGTGCAAGTAGTAGGCTCCAGCTTAGTACAGAAACACTTGAGTTGAGCcatcaggaaaaatttcctAACTATAAGGTCAGTTAGAGCATGGAATAATCTCCTCGGGGAAGCACTGGAATGGCCATTGCTGGAGCGGTGCGTGCTTGGTCTAGACGAGTCACCCGGGACGCTTGCAGGGAACGGCTCAGCgctggcagaggggctgggctggatgaGGTAATAGGTCGTTTTCCATCTCTGCATTTTATGGTTCTACGAATTTTCACTCCATtagaaacaggagaaagaaaaaaaaaagaaaaagagtgagGGAGAGCAagcaagagagaggagaaaaccCAGGAGCGTGGGGATAATTGGCATGGCACCTCCTGGCCGCAGCACCCTGCAGCGGCTCAGCACCtccccagctgtccctgcaCCACGCAGGTCCTGCGCTCCTGGTGCAGAGGCACGGAGCACAGCCATTCCATCATGAAGGGAATGGGGTGGCTGTGAATCTTTTTGGGGACCCGAGcgaggagctggcagaggacaAGGAGGCTGGGACATGGAGGGTTCTCCTtgccctgccccacagcctgaACCCAGTGGCTCTGCATCgcttgctgctgcagtgtgagcCCGGGGGGCCCACCGCCAGCCCCCAGCCTCCCTCTGTTCTTCTGCAGCGAGGATGGAGGCCACGCGGAGGCCAAGCAGCTCCCAGCGGCCCCGGCTGCCTCTCGTGTGCCCCAGGGAGGCAGGagtcagcccagagcagaacGGCCCCGAGCAGAAAGGCCAGCATCGaggtggggggagagggaacCAGGGGTTTTTGAGAGGAAGGGAGAGTAATTTAACATGACAGGCTGTTTATTTTGGCAAAAATGGTCTCCTTTCAACAGATTTCAaagcccagccctggggctggggggggggaccacacagagcaggggctgggggggctcaATGGGGCGCCGGGCTGGGCTCTGTAGGCAGGGGGCAGAGCGAGGACTGGGGGGACAGCACGAGCTGGGGGCAGAGGAACAGAGGGAAATCCTATTGGTGCCAGCACCAGCATGCTTACGGTGGGGAGCCGGGGGGGTCACGGCCTTAGGAAGGCTCAGGagtggggctgctccccagTACATGTGCCCTCATGAGTGCACTGACATGTGCGTGGCCGTTGTGCCGCGTGGCCTCGCTGACGCCCCAGGAATGTGCATGTACAGCGGGCATGGGCATGGGCACCGTGCGCTGCTGCATGGGCACCGGTGCACGCCCGCGCTCTCGCACACGTGCTGGCTCGCACGCACACGCGCACGTTCACACGCTCCCCCGGCCCCGGCTCCTTCCTGTGGGCCAGGGCTCAGCTGGAGTCTTGGCTCCCCCGGTGCAATTTCAAAAGAGgctgtttataaaaaaaaatgctagtaaagaaataattattataatcaCATTAAGGGATTGGCTGTAAAAGCCCTGCGAGAGCGTGGGGCTGCTGAgcgggagggagcggggctgtTCGTGCAGGGAGCGCAGGGGGGGCTCTTCCTGCATTTCGCTCATTTTTTTTTCGGTCCCAATCCAgcgcccccccctccccttcctcccctttatcctgggaaatgaaaacaatttatttaatgATGGATCATCCCTTTCTCTGGTCACTGACCTCCTGGGCTCATTTCTGCTGAGCTCGGCGGAAAACGCCAGGCTCGTTGTGGATCCCATCTGCgggtgggggaagggaggggggagCTCACCCTCGGCCTTCCCAAAAACACAGCCCCAGGGAGCGGGCCGGGGCCTCCGGGGGTGGCTCTGCGCAGCATCAGCACTTTTCCATGCCCGTAGGATCAGGGGATGGATGCAGGGCTGGAGCCATCCTGCACCCTTCCTGCTTCCCTTCGGCCCTTCCTGGGCCACGTCCTGTTGCTCCCAACATGGTTCTTGTAAAAATGCGTAAATATTTACacaagaataatttaaaaaacatgctCTGTCAAATAATCAAAGCACCAGCACATCCGAAGGGCTTTCAGCCCTATCGGGAACTCCATTCTAACTCCATGCAGCCACGATGTGATCCTGGAGGTGCTTGCAGGCTGCAGGATCTCTCCATCACCACATGGAAAAGTGTCACCGTGTGGATCTGCAGGACAAGTATCTTCTTTGGCCATGTCTTTGGTGTCTatggctggacttggtgatcttagagctctttttcagcctcagtgattctgtgaatgggcatggtggggatgggtcggtggctggactagatgatctttgcCAACCTCAGTGATGTGATGATTCTACAATTCGtcaggatgctgctgctctggggacTGCAGTGGAGAGGCTTTCCTGTGCCAAGAAGTGCCACAGCCCCGtggctgccctcctcctgctgcctcctccaggAGCCTTGGCATCACTTTGGGTCTGGTCCTACCTTCAGCCCTGGGTCCGACACCAGCACACCTTGGGCGATGATGCTCAgcctctgccctgctcccacctcctCTTTAGAGGTGTACAGAGCCCGAGCCCCGCTGTTCTTTTTACTCATGCAATGACTCCAAGCCCCACGCAGGGGGATGGAGCGTGCCCAGGAGCAGCACCATGAGCAAACCCTGCACCTAGCAGTGCCCTggtgcctccagctgcagggtTTGTTTCCTTGCCTGTAGGACCCTGGGGATGGAGACAAAGCCCAACCTAGGCCCTGAGCAGCTCCACGTGCTGCAGGGCTTGCAGGGAGACCCGGGGAGCTGTTAAAGAAGCAGAGCCTGCTGAGCCCCAGTGCGTTTGGGTGGAGGGGCCAGCGGGTCAGCACGAAAGCGCTCATATTAAATTCAAGCACATGGTTTGGATTTCGCTCTCCCCCTCCACTACAGCTAATTAGGCCAAGTCCAGAGAGTGTCCTCGCTGATCCCCAACACATGTGTGACACCGGTGGTCCCTGCGAGTCTTGTCCCCAGGCAGGGGGGGCCGCCAGGTGGCCTTGGGACGCGTGTACGTGTACACGTGTGTGCGTGCGCATGGGGTGGGGAGCGGGGTGAggaagaaattatattttaatgaagttttgaACTCATTATCTGGCCCGCATTCAAAGAATGCAAGAACGCTAATCATGCACATGAATGCGTGTGGTGGGAAGTGGCTGGAGGGGGGCCAAGAATACTGGGGTTACTGCAACACACATCCCATGCTCCTGCATCCCAAGTGCCATTCTGCCTGGCCAGGCACAACAGAATCACTGTGCCGCCATGGGGCCCTGTGGCACCCAGTCACCATGGGCTGGCCAAGCACTGGTGGTTGGTGGCCACTTGGTGGCCTGAAGGATGGcagcaagcagaaggaaatggctCTCAGTGATGTTCGAGTGGATCCACTCTGCTCTGTACAGAGGAATGTGGCTCTGTCCGACCCCGAGCACAAGAGTGACCCCAGGACCTGCTCCTGTTCCCAGCCTGGTGTGCAGCCCCATTGAGCCCCATGGCTCTCAGCAAACCTGGGGTGGGCGTGGAGGTTCCTGGACCCATTTTGGGGGCTGACAAAGGAGAGGAGCACCCTAAATGCATCACTGCAGCCGCTGCAGGCAAGGGAAAGAGACATTTTGGAAAGGCAGCACCAAGAGTACAGGCAGATGCTGCGGAAAAGGGCTCttttccctgctctcctccccaGCGCTGAGCCCGGCTTTGCACTGGGTCCAGCTTCTGACCCAGAGGAAATCGCTCCGGGCTCGGGCCAACAGCTGTTTTCCTGCCTCAGTTCCTGCTTTCAATTTAGTGTCCCGAATTCCGACAGCACGACGAGGCCATCGCCGCATCCCAAAACCCATTCATGCTCCAGGATGGGAACCCCACTCACAACAGCACGGGCCATGCAGGGATGCTCTGGTGGGCACATGGGGCAGGGTGCTTCAGGGTCCCTGGGGCAGCCCTATCCCTATTGCTGGAGCCCACATGGGGAGCAGGGACACAGCGCAACCCCAAGGGTAGATGTGACCCAGGTGCAGGCGGGAGCAGGGCCAGCATGTGGGTGTGGGGCAGTAGGGGCTGCAGGGTACCCCCGCATCGCTGCATCCCATGGGCCAGGGAAAGGAGCACAGCCCTAATGCCTTCCAGAAGATCAGCTGCGAGTGGCCAGGGAGGGTAATTCGTATCAAACTCATAAACCCTTTATTAGCGTCTCAG of the Numida meleagris isolate 19003 breed g44 Domestic line chromosome 4, NumMel1.0, whole genome shotgun sequence genome contains:
- the AGXT gene encoding serine--pyruvate aminotransferase, with protein sequence MHRAAALPISATALLRAYSTAGCAMAAAAPRVPPPRELLRPLAVPHRLLLGPGPSNVSPRVRAAGGQQILGHMHPEVLQVMDEIKVGIQYAFQTRNRLTLAISGTGHCAMEAALINLLESGDTVLVGINGIWGQRAADIAGRLGAKVHKLLKPPGEYFTLQDVQEGLAQHKPSVLFITHGESSTGVLQPLEGLGELCHRHSCLLLVDAVASLGGAPILMDQQEIDVLYTGSQKVLSAPPGSSPISFSERAREKMLRRKTKPLSFYLDMSCLASYWSCDGEPRMYHHTVPISSIFCLREALAMLAELGLESSWEQHRAVCIHLCQGLRDLGLELFVKEEAARLPTITTVRVPEGYDWKEITVFLMDKHGIEISGGLGPTAGKVLRIGLMGHNATQDNVDHLLRALRDALQHCQHSRL
- the C4H2orf54 gene encoding uncharacterized protein C2orf54 homolog, producing MAAGGCRWRSCLEVVASRQGQRVQHFQQAEDVLLTLLEHVHTKEPRFLVDYSRNLEAFEFVLCASEDAVVVEVPLRIDGDALRVRPCQPMDTGSVGHGHPGACSLEVPSAVTGVGDWTSLGSAGAMEQVWCLAPGKVLQRLKELLVSAIVQCQRHSLLQPGDLSAENLKEDAMELSLLVRGGWRTIRFDVVPVVRRWQEPPGLDGRQRDRGFPEGTLQKATREAHFVPASNHFWRPSAHLPILKLLWAVDTLQGPRLDSLRLLEQLRSQDWREEDGRDSLTFNHLKMVLLWSTELFPSPEDWQDLEGSVYRLLVVLLRCLATQRLPHFLHPEQNLFQGDPHRLASLYPKVEAFAWDPARFLRFHFGLPMRADGVQADPALRALLQLPVKDGAYWDTAYFDILLSQLQVYQIQDSARRSATSQLLTKLRRDIPLRS